From a single Stackebrandtia endophytica genomic region:
- a CDS encoding ABC transporter permease, which translates to MSDVDNRSTTPQTSDAPVQPPVALAVVDDEPGPDVPKEIVGRSPMQLAWARLKRDRTAKVTGTLIIVLLVLSYGAPLWSMIYGFDAYDQNPEKLDGSAIPLGVLGGISGEHWLGVVPGNGQDVLMTLLYGIRTSVSIAIVSAIVVVAIGAIIGAIAGYVGGWIDAVISWFIDVMLSLPFLVFALAIVPIITNLILGGPAARPLWLSATMLLVTFMIFYWMSTARLVRGQILSLREREFVEAARACGAGMGHIVFKQLLPNVWAPILVSFSLLVPALVAAEAYLAFLGIGVGEPHPVLGRLVAKAVNGVKAQQTGAWFLMTLSGGTILLLVLTFNMFGDAVRDALNPKSKK; encoded by the coding sequence ATGAGCGATGTCGACAACCGCTCGACAACGCCGCAGACCAGCGATGCGCCAGTCCAGCCCCCGGTCGCATTGGCCGTAGTGGACGACGAGCCCGGTCCCGACGTCCCCAAGGAGATCGTCGGGCGTTCGCCGATGCAGTTGGCGTGGGCGCGCTTGAAGCGGGACCGCACCGCCAAGGTCACCGGAACACTCATCATCGTGCTGTTGGTGCTGTCCTACGGTGCTCCACTCTGGTCGATGATCTACGGCTTCGACGCCTACGACCAGAACCCCGAAAAGCTCGACGGCAGTGCGATCCCACTGGGCGTTCTCGGCGGAATCAGCGGCGAACACTGGTTGGGGGTGGTTCCCGGTAACGGCCAAGACGTCCTCATGACGTTGCTGTACGGCATCCGCACCTCGGTGTCCATCGCCATCGTGTCGGCCATCGTCGTCGTCGCCATCGGCGCCATCATCGGTGCCATCGCCGGCTACGTCGGTGGCTGGATCGACGCGGTGATCTCCTGGTTCATCGACGTCATGTTGAGCCTGCCGTTCCTGGTGTTCGCGCTGGCGATCGTTCCCATCATCACCAACCTGATCCTGGGCGGACCCGCCGCCAGACCACTGTGGCTGTCAGCCACGATGCTGCTGGTCACCTTCATGATCTTCTACTGGATGAGCACCGCCCGCCTGGTCCGAGGGCAGATCCTGTCCCTGCGGGAACGCGAGTTCGTCGAGGCCGCCCGCGCATGCGGTGCCGGCATGGGCCACATCGTCTTCAAACAGTTGCTGCCCAACGTGTGGGCCCCCATCCTGGTGTCGTTCTCCCTGCTGGTGCCGGCCCTGGTGGCGGCCGAGGCATACCTGGCCTTCCTGGGAATCGGCGTCGGGGAGCCCCACCCGGTGTTGGGACGACTGGTCGCCAAGGCGGTCAACGGTGTCAAGGCGCAACAAACCGGCGCCTGGTTCCTCATGACACTCAGCGGCGGAACGATCCTGCTGCTCGTCCTGACCTTCAACATGTTTGGTGACGCGGTGCGTGACGCCCTGAACCCGAAGTCGAAAAAGTAG
- a CDS encoding ABC transporter substrate-binding protein: MKRQARFVAVGGVALALLVTGCAENTGNDGDGAQQHEQRSMDIMGTAEDSVGPATPVDGAVEGGTITFIQNADMAHLDPARSYTSTSMMVGNGLIYRALNGYREDGDGSRKVVGDLATDPGTDVNGDCTVWEYTLKEGLKYEDGSEITADHVAYGVSRSMAKKDGNLMYPEGAQFLQQWLDPEREYNGPYDDDPLAPGIAVDGNKITFSFDKPRCETPFAVAMPTTAPIPPDKDTKNDFDQAPFSSGPYKIESRIVSEKTVLVRNEHWDANSDPIRHAYPDSFEFEYGTQPEDITTRLVANASNDENLASFSLVHPDQLSAVTGDKASYEGRYLEGPQKYTSYLSINTNRVTDLKVRQALNHAFNRDRWIQVNGGEYAALPNTTLMGPTVPGYVDYDVYPFDVEKAKELLGGETVKIRYAHQDTAKGGEIATAMADEFAKAGIEIEAVPVDPLDWYGQIADPDNSFDIYWNGWGEDWPSGSTVFPPLYHSNSIAGETNYPFITEPELDARMDELMVSPEGFENIAEEWGKLGQEIMEKYAPSIPTDLSYGVWLTGSNIGGQYLQENISTIDITKLFVREP; encoded by the coding sequence TTGAAACGACAGGCAAGATTCGTTGCCGTCGGTGGCGTCGCGCTGGCGCTGCTGGTTACCGGGTGTGCAGAGAACACCGGTAACGACGGTGATGGAGCGCAGCAACACGAACAGCGTTCCATGGACATCATGGGAACCGCCGAGGACTCGGTTGGCCCGGCCACTCCGGTCGATGGCGCGGTCGAGGGTGGCACCATCACCTTCATCCAGAACGCCGACATGGCCCACTTGGACCCGGCCCGTAGCTACACGTCGACCTCGATGATGGTCGGCAACGGCCTCATCTACCGTGCCCTCAACGGATACCGCGAAGACGGCGACGGCAGCCGCAAGGTCGTCGGCGACCTCGCCACCGACCCCGGCACCGACGTCAACGGTGACTGCACCGTCTGGGAGTACACCCTCAAGGAGGGCCTGAAGTACGAGGACGGCAGTGAAATCACCGCCGACCACGTCGCCTACGGCGTCTCCCGGTCGATGGCCAAGAAAGACGGCAACCTCATGTACCCCGAGGGCGCCCAGTTCCTGCAGCAGTGGCTGGACCCGGAGCGCGAGTACAACGGTCCCTACGACGACGACCCGCTAGCCCCGGGCATCGCCGTCGACGGCAACAAGATCACCTTCTCCTTCGACAAGCCGCGCTGCGAGACCCCGTTCGCCGTGGCGATGCCGACCACCGCGCCGATCCCGCCGGACAAGGACACCAAGAACGACTTCGACCAGGCGCCGTTCTCATCCGGTCCGTACAAGATCGAGAGCCGCATCGTCAGCGAGAAGACCGTTCTGGTCCGCAACGAGCACTGGGACGCCAATAGCGACCCGATCCGTCACGCCTACCCGGACTCGTTCGAGTTCGAGTACGGCACCCAGCCGGAGGACATCACCACCCGACTGGTCGCCAACGCCTCCAACGACGAGAACCTGGCCAGCTTCTCGCTGGTGCACCCCGACCAGCTCAGCGCCGTCACCGGTGACAAGGCCAGCTATGAGGGCCGCTACCTGGAGGGCCCGCAGAAGTACACCTCGTACTTGAGCATCAACACGAACCGGGTCACCGACCTGAAGGTGCGTCAGGCACTCAACCACGCCTTCAACCGGGACCGCTGGATCCAGGTCAACGGTGGCGAGTACGCCGCGCTGCCCAACACCACGTTGATGGGCCCGACGGTCCCCGGTTACGTCGACTACGACGTTTACCCGTTCGACGTCGAGAAGGCCAAGGAGCTCCTGGGCGGCGAGACCGTCAAGATCCGGTACGCGCACCAGGACACCGCCAAGGGTGGCGAGATCGCCACCGCCATGGCCGACGAGTTCGCCAAGGCCGGCATCGAGATCGAAGCCGTCCCGGTTGACCCGCTGGACTGGTACGGCCAGATCGCCGACCCCGACAACAGCTTCGACATCTACTGGAACGGTTGGGGTGAGGACTGGCCGTCGGGTTCGACCGTGTTCCCGCCGCTGTACCACTCCAACTCGATCGCCGGTGAGACCAACTACCCGTTCATCACCGAGCCTGAGCTCGACGCCAGGATGGACGAGCTGATGGTCAGCCCCGAGGGCTTCGAGAACATCGCCGAAGAGTGGGGCAAGCTGGGCCAGGAGATCATGGAGAAGTACGCTCCGTCGATCCCGACCGACCTGAGCTACGGCGTTTGGCTCACCGGTTCCAACATCGGTGGACAGTACCTCCAGGAGAACATCTCCACGATCGACATCACCAAACTGTTCGTGCGTGAGCCCTAA
- a CDS encoding ABC transporter permease, with product MLRFVIRRLLLAILTLTMVSIITFGLFFAIPADPARIQCGERCSAEQVEAVRKNLRLDDPIHEQYVAFVKGIFVGRTYDNGTECAAPCLGLVNFGGREVTEVVKDAFPITASIAVGAWILQLTLGIGLGMIAAIKRGKLIDKFAVGVALVGAATPLYFFGAMLLVIFRYETNWLPHPSYVSPLESVGGWIVGMTLPWLTVALIGFAFETRMTRSQMLETLDEDFIRTSRAKGLRERTVYGRHALRASITPIATSAGLSLAGLLGGAVVTETIFGLNGLGKKAVDAVRMMELSMVMATVLIAALFVVVSTFLVDLLYAVIDPRVRLS from the coding sequence ATGTTGCGGTTCGTCATCCGCCGCCTGTTGCTGGCGATCTTGACGCTGACCATGGTCAGCATCATCACCTTCGGGCTGTTCTTCGCCATCCCGGCAGACCCCGCCCGAATCCAGTGCGGTGAAAGGTGCTCCGCCGAACAGGTGGAGGCGGTCCGTAAGAACCTGCGCCTCGACGATCCGATTCATGAGCAGTACGTGGCCTTCGTCAAGGGCATCTTCGTCGGACGCACCTACGACAACGGCACCGAGTGCGCGGCACCATGTCTCGGGCTGGTCAACTTCGGTGGCCGTGAAGTCACCGAAGTGGTCAAGGACGCCTTCCCGATCACCGCGTCGATCGCGGTGGGCGCGTGGATACTCCAACTGACACTGGGCATCGGTTTGGGCATGATCGCCGCGATCAAACGCGGCAAGTTGATCGACAAGTTCGCCGTCGGTGTGGCCTTGGTCGGCGCGGCGACTCCCCTGTACTTCTTCGGTGCGATGCTGTTGGTCATCTTCCGATACGAGACCAACTGGCTTCCGCATCCCTCCTATGTGTCTCCACTGGAGAGCGTCGGCGGTTGGATCGTTGGCATGACACTGCCCTGGTTGACCGTCGCCCTCATCGGTTTCGCCTTCGAGACCCGGATGACCAGGTCTCAAATGCTTGAGACCCTCGACGAGGACTTCATCCGAACCTCACGGGCCAAGGGGCTTCGAGAACGAACGGTGTACGGCAGACACGCTCTGCGTGCCTCCATCACACCCATCGCGACCTCTGCCGGCCTGAGCCTGGCCGGTCTGCTCGGTGGTGCGGTGGTGACCGAGACGATCTTCGGGCTCAACGGGCTCGGCAAGAAGGCCGTGGACGCGGTACGAATGATGGAGCTGTCCATGGTGATGGCGACGGTACTGATCGCGGCGTTGTTCGTCGTGGTGTCGACGTTCCTGGTGGACCTGCTCTACGCGGTGATCGATCCGCGAGTGCGGTTGAGTTAG
- a CDS encoding ABC transporter ATP-binding protein: MSTVTAPQPAADPVGDEDPYLEVEDLKVHFSTEDGIVKAVDGLTFSVKRGVTLGIVGESGSGKSVTSLTVLGLHSPNNTDISGSIRVGGTDIVSASAETVRRMRGKDMSMIFQDPLTALHPYYSIGRQIVESYQVHHDVSKKVAWARAVEMLDRVGIPQPDKRAKQYPHEFSGGMRQRAMIAMSLVNNPNLIIADEPTTALDVTVQAQILDLLEDLQREFNSAIILITHDLGVVSQVADDVLVMYGGRCVEHGTVEEVLRHSQHPYTLGLLNSVPTLHGDASHDLHPIPGNPPSLLNVPRGCAFHPRCEHAMNDGGPCDTQRPELLPVTGSPVHLAACHLSDDKRRMIRQAKDGS, from the coding sequence GTGAGCACCGTGACCGCTCCACAACCCGCCGCCGACCCGGTCGGCGACGAGGACCCGTACCTGGAGGTCGAGGACCTCAAAGTCCACTTCTCCACCGAGGACGGCATCGTGAAGGCCGTCGACGGCCTCACCTTCTCGGTCAAACGCGGCGTGACCCTGGGAATCGTGGGTGAATCCGGTTCCGGAAAGAGCGTCACCAGTCTGACCGTGCTGGGGTTGCACAGCCCCAACAACACCGACATCTCCGGCAGCATCCGCGTCGGCGGTACCGACATCGTGTCCGCCTCGGCGGAGACGGTACGTCGGATGCGCGGCAAGGACATGTCGATGATCTTCCAAGATCCGTTGACGGCCCTGCACCCGTACTACTCGATCGGCCGTCAGATCGTCGAAAGCTACCAGGTCCACCACGACGTGTCGAAGAAGGTGGCCTGGGCTCGCGCCGTCGAGATGCTCGACCGGGTCGGCATCCCACAGCCCGACAAACGCGCCAAGCAGTACCCGCACGAGTTCTCCGGCGGGATGCGGCAGCGAGCCATGATCGCGATGTCACTGGTGAACAACCCCAACCTGATCATCGCCGACGAGCCCACAACGGCGCTCGACGTGACCGTGCAGGCACAGATTCTGGACCTGCTGGAGGACCTGCAGCGTGAGTTCAACTCCGCCATCATCCTCATCACCCACGACCTCGGGGTGGTGAGCCAGGTCGCCGACGACGTGCTGGTCATGTACGGCGGCCGCTGCGTCGAACACGGCACCGTCGAGGAGGTGCTGCGTCACAGCCAGCACCCGTACACCCTGGGCCTGCTCAACTCGGTGCCTACATTGCACGGTGACGCGAGCCACGACCTGCACCCGATCCCGGGCAACCCCCCGAGCCTGCTGAACGTCCCCCGCGGCTGCGCCTTCCACCCGCGGTGCGAACACGCCATGAACGACGGCGGCCCCTGCGACACCCAGCGGCCAGAACTGTTGCCGGTAACCGGTTCCCCGGTTCACCTGGCGGCCTGCCACCTTTCGGATGACAAACGTCGGATGATTCGCCAAGCGAAGGACGGTTCCTGA
- a CDS encoding ABC transporter ATP-binding protein codes for MAQLEATATTADSGQVENPIMRVSGLTKHFPVRSGILGNKQLVRAVDGVDFEVGPGESLGLVGESGCGKTTTGRMLVRLLESTAGKIEFEGEDITHLRGQRLRKMRQDIQIIFQDPYSSLNPRHTVGKIVATPLTVNGINPPGGVTARVKELLEIVGLNPEHYNRFPHEFSGGQRQRIGIARALALRPKLIIADEPVSALDVSIQAQVINLLRNLQREFNLSFVFIAHDLSVVRHFCDRIAVMYLGKIVEVGDRTQIYQQPSHPYTKALLSAVPDVTRLGRDGGNRIKLEGDVPTPLNPPSGCRFRTRCWKAEEVCAVEEPMLKPTPGGGVSACHFPENGHPTESE; via the coding sequence ATGGCGCAGTTGGAAGCGACCGCGACCACCGCCGACAGCGGGCAGGTCGAGAACCCCATCATGCGGGTATCGGGACTCACCAAGCACTTCCCGGTCCGCAGCGGCATCCTCGGCAACAAACAACTGGTGCGGGCCGTCGACGGCGTCGACTTCGAAGTCGGCCCCGGTGAATCACTCGGCCTGGTCGGCGAATCCGGGTGCGGCAAGACCACCACCGGCCGGATGTTGGTGCGGCTGCTGGAATCCACCGCCGGAAAGATCGAGTTCGAAGGTGAGGACATCACCCACCTCCGGGGCCAGCGCCTGCGCAAGATGCGTCAAGACATCCAGATCATCTTCCAGGACCCGTACTCGTCGCTGAACCCCCGCCACACGGTCGGCAAGATCGTCGCGACCCCGCTGACCGTCAACGGCATCAACCCGCCCGGCGGCGTGACCGCGCGCGTCAAGGAACTGCTCGAGATCGTCGGGCTCAACCCGGAGCACTACAACCGGTTCCCGCACGAGTTCTCCGGCGGCCAACGCCAGCGCATCGGCATCGCCCGGGCATTGGCGTTGCGCCCCAAACTGATCATCGCCGACGAACCGGTCTCCGCGCTGGACGTGTCGATCCAGGCGCAGGTCATCAACCTGCTGCGCAACCTGCAACGCGAGTTCAACCTGTCGTTCGTCTTCATCGCCCACGACCTGTCGGTGGTACGGCACTTCTGCGACCGCATCGCCGTGATGTACCTGGGCAAGATCGTCGAGGTCGGCGACCGCACCCAGATCTACCAACAACCGTCACACCCCTACACCAAGGCCCTGCTGTCGGCGGTTCCCGACGTGACCCGCCTCGGCCGCGACGGCGGCAACCGCATCAAGCTGGAAGGCGACGTCCCCACGCCGCTGAACCCGCCGTCGGGTTGTCGATTCCGCACTCGCTGCTGGAAGGCCGAGGAAGTGTGCGCCGTCGAAGAGCCCATGCTCAAACCCACCCCCGGCGGTGGCGTCTCGGCCTGCCACTTCCCCGAGAACGGCCACCCGACCGAATCCGAGTAG
- the mshB gene encoding N-acetyl-1-D-myo-inositol-2-amino-2-deoxy-alpha-D-glucopyranoside deacetylase, producing MTEISAGYRVVFVHAHPDDETVGTGATIAHYAHRDDTHVTLVTCTLGEEGEVHVPELAKLAVTDADQLGGYRLVEWQRACDRLGVTDRRMLGGIGTWRDSGMMGLPANDHPRAFWGADVDTAAADLVAVLREVRPQVLVTYDPDGFYGHPDHIQAHRVSVAAVRLAADEQFRPDLGAPHRVAKFYWTTVLKSSLAEGFEAFKESQDNPFAGITDPDDLPFGVNDDEATTQIVATGYGDHKLAALREHATQVPPDNWVYVLAAKLGADAVTTEHYILVDGERGKGFGTHNWENDLFAGVDRHHT from the coding sequence GTGACTGAGATTTCGGCTGGCTACCGCGTCGTGTTCGTTCATGCGCACCCCGACGACGAGACCGTCGGCACCGGCGCCACCATCGCGCATTACGCCCATCGCGACGACACCCACGTGACCCTGGTGACCTGCACCCTGGGCGAGGAGGGCGAGGTACACGTCCCCGAACTGGCGAAACTGGCCGTCACCGACGCCGACCAGCTCGGCGGCTACCGGTTGGTGGAATGGCAGCGCGCCTGCGACCGGCTGGGAGTGACCGACCGTCGCATGCTCGGCGGCATCGGGACGTGGCGCGACAGCGGAATGATGGGACTGCCCGCCAACGACCACCCGCGAGCCTTCTGGGGCGCCGACGTCGACACCGCCGCGGCCGACCTGGTCGCAGTGCTGCGTGAGGTACGGCCCCAGGTGCTGGTCACCTACGATCCCGACGGTTTCTACGGCCACCCCGACCACATCCAGGCGCATCGGGTCAGTGTCGCGGCGGTGCGATTGGCCGCCGACGAGCAGTTTCGCCCCGACCTGGGTGCACCCCATCGGGTCGCGAAGTTCTACTGGACGACGGTGTTGAAGAGCTCGCTGGCCGAAGGCTTCGAAGCGTTCAAGGAATCCCAGGACAACCCGTTCGCCGGCATCACCGACCCCGACGACCTCCCGTTCGGCGTCAACGACGACGAGGCCACCACCCAGATCGTCGCGACCGGATACGGCGACCACAAACTGGCCGCGCTGCGGGAACACGCCACCCAGGTACCACCGGACAACTGGGTGTACGTCCTGGCCGCCAAGCTGGGCGCCGACGCGGTGACCACCGAGCACTACATCCTGGTCGACGGCGAACGCGGTAAGGGATTCGGCACACACAACTGGGAGAACGACCTGTTCGCCGGAGTCGACCGGCACCACACCTGA
- a CDS encoding GNAT family N-acetyltransferase: MLDESHVGRRVVVRHRLRQPVDGAVITDVTGQLAEVSDLLLRVRRDDGAMTEIGVATVVAAKPIPPKRTSYAAIAELERVCLDAWPPPEVEWNGRWAMRGGEGWTRRANSTLVLGEPDTDVETGIARVRDWYARRGQRACFVIPMPLAGRLDRVLDAAGWRHECVVLTQVSDIDGVVADAPGASVTTSVDREWLRLGYGDPDSLPSSAMGILTGGTDRGFARIRRSDEVVAVGRVAVESRTAVISSVKVADSHRRQGLAGRVMAGLTDWAARRGARRVVVQVEEDNVAARALYDRLGFTTHHRYHYRWA; encoded by the coding sequence ATGCTGGACGAGTCGCATGTCGGGCGCCGTGTCGTGGTGCGGCATCGTCTTCGGCAGCCTGTTGACGGCGCTGTGATCACCGATGTGACCGGGCAGCTGGCCGAGGTCTCCGACCTGCTGTTGCGGGTGCGTCGCGATGACGGTGCGATGACCGAGATCGGGGTGGCGACGGTCGTGGCGGCAAAACCGATTCCGCCGAAACGAACTTCGTACGCGGCAATCGCTGAATTGGAGAGGGTCTGCCTCGATGCCTGGCCGCCGCCGGAGGTCGAGTGGAACGGCCGCTGGGCCATGCGTGGTGGTGAGGGGTGGACGCGCCGCGCGAATTCGACGCTGGTGCTGGGTGAACCGGACACCGACGTCGAGACCGGCATCGCGCGGGTTCGCGACTGGTACGCCCGGCGCGGTCAACGTGCTTGTTTCGTCATTCCGATGCCGCTGGCGGGGCGTCTGGACCGGGTTCTGGACGCGGCGGGTTGGCGACACGAGTGTGTCGTGTTGACCCAGGTGAGCGACATCGACGGCGTCGTGGCCGACGCGCCGGGGGCCTCGGTGACGACGTCCGTCGACCGAGAGTGGCTTCGATTGGGCTACGGCGATCCGGATTCTCTGCCGTCGTCGGCGATGGGCATCCTGACCGGCGGAACCGATCGTGGATTCGCCCGGATACGGCGGTCGGATGAGGTGGTCGCCGTCGGGCGTGTCGCGGTGGAATCGCGAACCGCGGTCATCTCGTCGGTCAAGGTCGCCGACTCACACCGCCGACAGGGCTTGGCGGGTCGGGTGATGGCCGGGTTGACCGATTGGGCGGCGCGGCGTGGGGCGCGGCGGGTCGTCGTCCAGGTCGAGGAGGACAACGTCGCCGCCCGGGCCCTGTACGACCGGTTGGGGTTCACCACGCACCATCGGTATCACTACCGCTGGGCGTGA
- the fdxA gene encoding ferredoxin → MTYIIAEPCVDLLDKACIEECPVDCIYEGNRMLYIHPDECVDCGACEPVCPVEAIFYEDDVPEEWNDYTAANYEFFEDLGSPGGASKIGKIEKDATFIAGLPKKEAE, encoded by the coding sequence GTGACTTACATCATCGCCGAGCCCTGCGTGGACCTGCTCGACAAGGCATGCATCGAGGAATGCCCCGTCGACTGCATCTACGAGGGCAACCGGATGTTGTACATCCACCCTGACGAGTGCGTGGACTGCGGGGCGTGTGAGCCGGTATGCCCCGTCGAGGCCATCTTCTACGAGGACGACGTCCCGGAGGAGTGGAACGACTACACCGCCGCCAACTACGAGTTCTTCGAAGACCTCGGATCGCCCGGCGGAGCATCCAAGATCGGCAAGATCGAGAAGGACGCCACCTTCATCGCCGGTCTGCCCAAAAAAGAAGCGGAATGA
- the dapC gene encoding succinyldiaminopimelate transaminase has translation MRRLPDYPWDRLAPYREVAGRHSGGVVDLSIGTPVDPVPAVVRQALFDYGDRPGYPTTAGTAELRAAITDWLVRHCGATTASGVLPTIGSKELVAWLPTLLGVGPGDLVAIPRLSYPTYEIGTLLAGADIVRTDDPTTIDDPRLKLVWLNSPGNPTGAVLSARRLAELVAWARDRGVTVVNDECYLSLGWETTPTSILDTEVCGERPTGVLAAHSLSKRSNLAGYRAAFIAGDPELINRLLHVRKHAGMIVPFPVQGAMIAALTDEKHADEQRDRYRRRRDLLAAALRDNGWRIDHSEAGLYLWATQGRNTWDSIADLAERGIIAGPGEFYGPDGAEHVRFALTATDATITTATSRL, from the coding sequence ATGAGGCGGCTGCCGGACTACCCCTGGGACCGTTTGGCGCCTTACCGGGAGGTCGCCGGGCGGCACAGTGGCGGGGTCGTCGACCTGTCCATCGGCACCCCGGTCGATCCGGTGCCCGCGGTGGTCCGGCAGGCGCTGTTCGACTACGGCGATCGGCCGGGTTACCCCACCACCGCCGGAACCGCCGAACTGCGTGCGGCGATAACCGATTGGCTGGTTCGCCACTGCGGAGCCACCACCGCCTCCGGGGTCCTGCCCACCATCGGGTCCAAAGAACTCGTGGCCTGGCTGCCGACCCTGCTGGGCGTCGGTCCCGGTGACCTGGTGGCGATCCCGCGGTTGTCCTACCCGACCTATGAGATCGGGACCCTGTTGGCCGGTGCCGACATCGTGCGCACCGACGACCCGACCACCATCGACGACCCGCGGCTCAAACTGGTCTGGCTGAATTCACCGGGCAACCCCACCGGCGCGGTCCTGTCCGCGCGGCGACTGGCCGAACTCGTCGCATGGGCACGCGACCGTGGCGTCACCGTCGTCAACGACGAGTGCTACCTGAGTCTCGGCTGGGAGACCACACCGACCTCCATACTAGACACCGAGGTCTGCGGTGAGCGGCCCACCGGAGTACTGGCGGCGCACTCCCTGTCCAAACGCTCCAACCTCGCCGGATACCGCGCCGCGTTCATAGCCGGCGACCCCGAACTCATCAATCGGCTCCTCCACGTGCGCAAACACGCCGGAATGATCGTCCCGTTCCCGGTGCAGGGAGCCATGATCGCGGCCCTAACCGACGAGAAACACGCCGACGAGCAACGCGACCGCTACCGCCGTCGCCGTGACCTCCTAGCCGCAGCGCTACGCGACAACGGCTGGCGCATCGACCACTCCGAAGCCGGCCTCTACCTATGGGCCACCCAAGGCCGCAACACCTGGGACTCCATCGCCGACCTCGCCGAACGAGGCATCATCGCCGGGCCCGGAGAATTCTACGGCCCCGACGGTGCCGAACACGTCCGTTTCGCCCTGACCGCGACTGACGCAACCATCACCACCGCCACCTCCCGGCTCTAG
- the dapD gene encoding 2,3,4,5-tetrahydropyridine-2,6-dicarboxylate N-succinyltransferase, producing MNDYSTSSAWGSGAATYTADGRVLDAWFSRFGLGEPEGISELPVGRDELRDVEIRPIDVRVSSLAVAPVDAADVYLRLHLLSGRHVRPHEINVDGVFGHLSNNAWTDLGPVAATDLDETRLRARIKGHRLRVESVDKFPRMTDYVMPEGVRIADASRVRLGAHLAEGTTVMHEGFVNYNAGTLGASMVEGRISAGVVVGDGSDIGGGSSIMGTLSGGGKEVVSIGERCLLGANAGIGISLGDDCVVAAGCYVTAGSKVTLPDGRVVKARELSGADNLMFWVNTTTGVLEARSRSGSWGELNAALHSN from the coding sequence ATGAACGATTACTCGACCAGCAGTGCTTGGGGCAGCGGTGCGGCGACCTACACCGCCGACGGCCGGGTTCTGGACGCCTGGTTCAGTCGCTTCGGGCTCGGCGAGCCCGAGGGGATCAGCGAACTGCCGGTCGGCCGTGACGAGCTGCGCGACGTCGAGATCCGCCCGATCGACGTCCGGGTGTCGTCCCTGGCGGTCGCGCCGGTCGACGCGGCCGATGTCTACCTGCGCCTGCATCTACTGTCGGGGCGTCATGTCCGACCACATGAGATCAATGTGGACGGCGTGTTCGGGCACCTGTCGAACAACGCGTGGACCGACCTGGGGCCGGTGGCCGCGACCGACCTCGACGAGACTCGGCTGCGCGCCCGCATCAAGGGGCACCGGTTGCGGGTCGAGTCGGTCGACAAGTTTCCCCGCATGACCGACTACGTCATGCCCGAGGGCGTGCGGATCGCCGACGCCTCGCGGGTGAGGTTGGGTGCTCACCTGGCCGAGGGCACCACCGTCATGCACGAGGGGTTCGTCAACTACAACGCCGGAACCCTGGGCGCGTCGATGGTGGAGGGCCGAATCTCGGCGGGTGTCGTCGTCGGCGACGGCAGCGACATCGGCGGGGGTTCGTCCATCATGGGCACCCTGTCGGGTGGCGGCAAGGAGGTCGTGTCGATCGGTGAGCGCTGCCTGCTGGGCGCCAACGCCGGAATCGGCATCTCGCTGGGTGACGACTGTGTGGTCGCGGCCGGTTGCTACGTGACGGCCGGGTCGAAGGTGACCCTGCCCGACGGTCGGGTCGTCAAAGCGCGGGAACTGTCGGGCGCCGACAATCTGATGTTCTGGGTCAACACCACCACCGGGGTCCTGGAGGCCAGGTCGCGCAGCGGTTCCTGGGGCGAGCTGAACGCGGCGTTGCACTCCAACTGA